DNA sequence from the Thermus caldifontis genome:
AGGAGGGTGCCCTCCACGTCCTTACCCCCTACCCGCAGGAAGTCGGGGTTGGCCACCCCGTGGGTCTGGTAGATGAGGCCTGCGTACCCCCGTTCCCTCAGGGTGCGCTGGGGCAGCACCGCAGGGGTGCCGCTTGCCCCGATGAGAACGGCATCGGGCCGGCGGGCGATGATCCTGAGCACCTGGCCGGTCACCGAGGTGTCGGTACGGGCATACCGCTCGCTGGCCACCACCTGGAGGCCTTTACCCTTGGCCTCCGCCTCAAAGAAGCGGGCCCAGCCCTCCCCGTAGGCGTCGTTGAAGCCGATGTAGGCCACGGTCTTTATCCCGCGGGCCACCATGTCCGCCACGATGGCCCGGGCCATGAGCTCCTCCGTCTGCGGGGTCTTGAAAACCCAGAAGCGCTGGGCGTCCACCGGGTGGATGATGTCCTTGCTGGCCGCCAAGGAGATCATGGGCACCTTGGCCTCGGCCACCACGGGGATCATGCCCAAGGAGGCCGGGGTGGTGGTAGTGCCGATGATGGCCACCACCCCTTCCTCCACCAGGCGGCGGGTGTTGCGCACCGCCTGGGTGGTGTCCGAGGCGTCGTCCAGGATGACGAACTGCACCTTGCGCCCAGCCACCCCCCCCGTGCGGTCCAGCATCTCCTGGAGCATGAGGAAGGTGTTGCGCTCGGGAATCCCCAAGGAGGCGGCAGGACCGGTGGCGGAGACCACCACGCCCACCTTCAGAACCTCCTGGGCCACGGCCGAAAGGGCTAACACCAACAGGGCTACCAACCAGCGTTTCATGTGTTTCCCTCCTTGTCCTTTTCCCACCGGGCAAGACCCGGATTGGGTCTAACTAACGACCGTTTGCCTTCCAGTTTAACCAGGGACAACTGTCCCGTCAAGCTAGGTCACGTGCTCGGGGATGCCGGCCATGGGCGAAGGCCGCGTAGGCACGGGCTTCCCCTCGAGGTCCAGCAAGAGGCTTCCCTCCAGGAACCAGCTCCTTGGGGTCCTGTGCCCCCAGAGGGTCTGGCGCCTGGGGTCGTTCAGGCTCCAGCGCACCGGGGGCAGATCGGGGTCCACGGTGAGGTAGTCGGAGGTATAGAGCTCTATACGGTGCCCATCCGGGTCCTTAAGGTAGAGGAACATGGCGTTGGATATCCCATGACGCCCCGGGCCCCTTTCGATCTGGTCCGTCCTCCTGGCCCCCGCCAGGATGTCCGCCGCCTTAAGGATGGCCATGGGGTCGGGGAGCCAGTAGGCGAAGTGGTGGAGCCTAGGGCCTTCCCCATTGGTGAAGGCCACGTCGTGGACGTTTCCCTTGCGGTGGAGCCAGCTGGCCCAAAGCCTTCCCTCCTCGTCCTCCGTGTACTCGGTGAGGCGGAAGCCCAGGATCTCCTGGTAATAGCGGGTGGCCCTTTCCACCTCCGGGGAGAAGAGGTTCAGGTGGTCGATGCGCAAAATCCCCGGCCCGCGGTACAGGTGGTAGTCCTGAAGGACACGGGG
Encoded proteins:
- a CDS encoding ABC transporter substrate-binding protein translates to MKRWLVALLVLALSAVAQEVLKVGVVVSATGPAASLGIPERNTFLMLQEMLDRTGGVAGRKVQFVILDDASDTTQAVRNTRRLVEEGVVAIIGTTTTPASLGMIPVVAEAKVPMISLAASKDIIHPVDAQRFWVFKTPQTEELMARAIVADMVARGIKTVAYIGFNDAYGEGWARFFEAEAKGKGLQVVASERYARTDTSVTGQVLRIIARRPDAVLIGASGTPAVLPQRTLRERGYAGLIYQTHGVANPDFLRVGGKDVEGTLLPAGPILVAEQLPSTFPSKRVALDYIQRYEAKYGIGSYSTFGAHAWDAWLILKPALERALKRADPAKDLAAFRAALRDEIEATRNLVATHGVFTFSKEDHLGLRFEDAAVMVRIEGGRWKLERTFR
- the hpaD gene encoding 3,4-dihydroxyphenylacetate 2,3-dioxygenase; amino-acid sequence: MAIVRVGFIELWVKDLERSLEFYQGLLGFRLEHREGRSAYLRGYEELEWSLKLTQGGLPAVRSLGFKVDEEGMDQALAWAEQEGLPHRLETDWGRLRMLRVQDPFGYPLVFYSGAEKLPRVLQDYHLYRGPGILRIDHLNLFSPEVERATRYYQEILGFRLTEYTEDEEGRLWASWLHRKGNVHDVAFTNGEGPRLHHFAYWLPDPMAILKAADILAGARRTDQIERGPGRHGISNAMFLYLKDPDGHRIELYTSDYLTVDPDLPPVRWSLNDPRRQTLWGHRTPRSWFLEGSLLLDLEGKPVPTRPSPMAGIPEHVT